In a genomic window of Sporosarcina trichiuri:
- a CDS encoding DUF420 domain-containing protein produces the protein MKETTTLQPPIKKRNYRPFITITSIILIGAIGILAGIPGQKDFDAFDITILPMLNAIFNTFTFLFLVGALIAIKKRNITVHKGFIYAAFVTTFFFLITYVMYHFLAESTSFGGSGFLAGFYYFILFSHIVLAAAIVPLALTSVARAWNGEVERHRKIVRWTMPIWLYVSFTGVLVYVLISPYY, from the coding sequence TTGAAAGAAACGACGACTTTGCAGCCCCCTATAAAGAAACGCAATTACAGACCATTCATCACGATCACGTCCATTATACTGATCGGCGCGATCGGCATACTGGCCGGCATCCCGGGTCAGAAGGATTTCGACGCATTTGACATTACGATCCTTCCGATGCTGAATGCAATCTTCAATACGTTCACCTTCCTGTTCCTTGTCGGTGCGCTGATCGCCATCAAGAAGCGGAACATTACCGTACATAAAGGGTTCATCTACGCGGCATTCGTCACGACATTCTTCTTCCTGATCACATATGTCATGTACCATTTCCTTGCTGAATCGACATCGTTCGGCGGCAGCGGGTTCCTGGCAGGGTTCTATTACTTCATCCTGTTCAGCCATATCGTTCTAGCGGCAGCCATCGTCCCCCTTGCGCTGACGAGTGTGGCGCGTGCCTGGAACGGGGAAGTCGAACGGCACCGCAAAATCGTTCGCTGGACGATGCCGATCTGGCTCTACGTCAGCTTCACCGGCGTCCTCGTCTATGTCCTGATTTCGCCATACTATTGA